In Marmota flaviventris isolate mMarFla1 chromosome 17, mMarFla1.hap1, whole genome shotgun sequence, a single genomic region encodes these proteins:
- the Nbr1 gene encoding next to BRCA1 gene 1 protein isoform X2: MHKILNLFHIFRLGMLNLYIYLTMQTKVSKFSNLPYYSCVLKFPLGKRKSHNVFLFHNICSQMAVKQGNQLQMQVHEGHHVVDETPLPVVAEKRVAARTGKKPLAHYSSLVRVLGSDMKTPEEPAAQPFPLTPCDKDQPQDKPPDWFTSYLETFREQVVKETVEKLEQKLHEKLVLQNPPLGSCPSEVSMPISEETLFLPENQFSWHIACSNCQRRIIGVRYQCSLCPSYNICEDCEAGPYAHDTNHVLLKLRRPVVSSSEQFPQSKYSTPRLPAALEQVRLQKQVDKNFLKAEKQRLRAEKKQRKAEVKELKKQLKLHRKIHLWNSIHGLQSPKSSLGRPESLLQSNTLMLPLQPCAPVMPTLSAAFVDENLPDGTHLQPGTKFIKHWRMKNTGNVKWSADTKLKFMWGNLTLASTEKKDVLVPCLKAGHVGVVSVEFIAPTLEGTYTSHWRLSHKGQQFGPRVWCSIIVDPFPSAESPDNIERGLIGASKADDLTCQQEVLLAKEEIPLGEVTQQTEGTGTCILQKTKNVSSERELYIPSVDLLTAQDLLSFELLDINIVQELERVPHNTPVDSTVSTKRKAENIASVEEAEEDLSGTQFVCETVIRSLTLDAAPDHNPPCRQKSLQRSELQLHSTEEQQSVVLPGFCRKESSLKFALPEEGPLGDEQEEIVMEEDEEEELKDEVQSQSSASSEDYIIILPECFDTSRPLGDSMYSSALSQPGLDRGAEGEPGVEAGQEPAEAGERLPGEKNQPQEHSISDILTTSQTLETVPLIPEVVGLPPPLSRSPPCVQHGSPGVDLPVIIPEVSSVPDQIRGALLLLEPRGSSGLVNSRQKSYDHSRYHHGSSIAGGLVKGALSVAASAYKALFSAPPVTAQPIVSEDQTAALMAHLFEMGFCDRQLNLRLLKKHNYNILQVVTELLQVNNNDWYSHRY, from the exons ATgcataaaattttgaatttatttcatatttttaggttagggatgctcaacctgtatatttatttaacaatGCAAACAAAAGTTTCCAAATTCTCTAATTTACCATACTATTCATGtgttttgaaatttcctttgggaaaaagaaaatcacacaatgtgtttttgtttcataACATATGCTCTCAGATGGCAGTTAAGCAGGGAAACCAACTGCAGATGCAAGTACATGAAGGGCACCATGTTGTTGATGAAACCCCACTCCCAGTTGTAGCAGAAAAACGAGTAGCTGCCAGGACAGGGAAGAAGCCACTTGCACATTATTCTTCACTGGTGAGAGTCTTGGGATCAGACATGAAGACCCCAGAGGAACCTGCAGCCCAG CCATTTCCACTTACCCCATGTGACAAAGACCAGCCTCAAGACAAGCCTCCAGACTGGTTCACAAGCTACTTGGAGACA TTCAGAGAGCAAGTGGTTAAAGAAACAGTTGAGAAGCTTGAACAGAAATTACATGAGAAGCTTGTTCTCCAAAACCCACCTTTGGGTTCTTGTCCCTCAGAAGTCTCAATGCCTATTTCAGAGGAAACACTATTTCTGCCAGAAAACCAGTTCAGCTGGCATATTGCTTGCAGCAACTGCCAAAGGAGGATCATTGGTGTGCGCTACCAGTGTAG CCTATGCCCATCCTACAACATCTGTGAAGATTGTGAAGCAGGACCATATGCCCATGACACTAACCATGTCCTGCTGAAATTACGGAGACCTGTTGTGAGTTCCTCTGAACAATTTCCTCAGTCAAAGTACTCTACTCCTCGTCTTCCTGCTGCTCTGGAACAAGTCAG GCTCCAGAAACAGGTTGATAAGAATTTTCTTAAAGCAGAAAAGCAGAGATTGCGAGCTGAGAAGAAACAGCGTAAAGCAGAGGTCAAGGAACTTAAAAAGCAGCTTAAACTTCACAGGAAGATTCATCTTTGGAATTCTATCCATGGACTGCAGAGCCCCAAGTCCTCTTTGGGCCGACCTGAGAGCTTGCTGCAGTCTAAcaccctaat GCTCCCCTTGCAACCCTGTGCCCCAGTTATGCCAACACTCAGTGCAGCATTTGTGGATGAGAATTTGCCTGATGGGACTCATCTTCAGCCAGGAACCAAGTTTATAAAacactggagaatgaaaaatacaggaaatgtAAAGTGGAGTGCAGACACAAAG CTCAAGTTCATGTGGGGAAATTTGACTTTGGCTTCTACAGAAAAGAAGGATGTTTTGGTTCCCTGCCTAAAGGCAGGCCATGTGGGGGTTGTGTCTGTGGAGTTCATCGCCCCAACCTTGGAGGGAACATACACTTCCCATTGGCGTCTTTCTCACAAAGGCCAGCAGTTTGGGCCTCGAGTCTGGTGCAGTATCATAGTGGATCCTTTCCCCTCTGCAGAGAGCCCTGATAACATTGAAAGGGGCCTGATTGGTGCAAGCAAAGCTGATGATCTCACCTGCCAGCAAGAG GTTCTTCTGGCTAAAGAAGAAATTCCACTGGGTGAAGTGACTCAGCAGACAGAAGGGACAGGAACCTGTATTCTACAGAAGACAAAAAATGTTTCCAGCGAGAGAGAACTCTACATTCCATCTGTGGACCTTCTGACTGCACAG GACCTGCTGTCCTTTGAGCTATTGGATATAAACATTGTTCAGGAGTTGGAGAGAGTACCTCACAACACACCTGTGG ATTCCACAGTATCCACAAAGAGAAAAGCTGAGAACATTGCTTCAGTGGAGGAAGCAGAAGAAGACCTGAGTGGGACCCAGTTTGTGTGTGAGACTGTAATCCGATCCCTTACCTTGGATGCTGCCCCAGACCACAACCCACCTTGCAGACAGAAGTCCCTGCAAA GGTCAGAATTACAGCTGCATTCCACAGAGGAACAGCAATCAGTTGTTTTGCCTGGATTCTGCAGAAAGGAGTCTTCCC TGAAATTTGCGTTGCCTGAAGAAGGACCACTTGGAGATGAGCAGGAAGAGATTGTTAtggaggaggatgaagaggaggaaCTCAAAGATGAAGTTCAGAGTCAGTCCTCTGCTTCCTCAGAGGATTATATCATTATCCTACCTGAGTGTTTTGATACCAGCCGCCCCCTAGGGGACTCCATGTATAGCTCTGCACTCTCACAGCCAGGCCTGGATCGAGGAGCTGAAGGCGAGCCTGGGGTTGAGGCTGGACAGGAAccagcagaggctggggagagactTCCTGGAGAGAAGAACCAGCCACAGGAGCACAGCATCAGTGACATCCTCACAACCTCACAGACTCTGGAAACAGTTCCCCTAATTCCAGAGGTGGTGGGCCTCCCACCACCACTTTCCAG GAGCCCTCCTTGTGTACAGCATGGTTCCCCAGGAGTGGATTTACCAGTTATCATACCAGAAGTTTCTTCAGTCCCTGACCAGATCAGAGGAG CTCTTTTGCTTTTAGAGCCCAGAGGCTCATCAGGACTTGTAAACAGCAGACAGAAGAGCTATGACCACTCAAG GTACCACCATGGGAGCAGCATTGCTGGAGGACTGGTGAAGGGGGCTTTGTCTGTTGCTGCCTCTGCATACAAGGCCCTATTTTCTGCACCACCAGTCACTGCACAG CCAATAGTTTCTGAAGATCAGACAGCAGCTCTGATGGCCCATCTCTTTGAAATGGGATTCTGTGACAGGCAGCTGAACCTAAGGCTGTTGAAGAAACACAATTACAACATCCTGCAGGTTGTGACAGAACTCCTTCAGGTCAACAACAATGACTGGTACAGCCACCGATATTGA
- the Nbr1 gene encoding next to BRCA1 gene 1 protein isoform X1, producing the protein MHKILNLFHIFRLGMLNLYIYLTMQTKVSKFSNLPYYSCVLKFPLGKRKSHNVFLFHNICSQMAVKQGNQLQMQVHEGHHVVDETPLPVVAEKRVAARTGKKPLAHYSSLVRVLGSDMKTPEEPAAQPFPLTPCDKDQPQDKPPDWFTSYLETFREQVVKETVEKLEQKLHEKLVLQNPPLGSCPSEVSMPISEETLFLPENQFSWHIACSNCQRRIIGVRYQCSLCPSYNICEDCEAGPYAHDTNHVLLKLRRPVVSSSEQFPQSKYSTPRLPAALEQVRLQKQVDKNFLKAEKQRLRAEKKQRKAEVKELKKQLKLHRKIHLWNSIHGLQSPKSSLGRPESLLQSNTLMLPLQPCAPVMPTLSAAFVDENLPDGTHLQPGTKFIKHWRMKNTGNVKWSADTKLKFMWGNLTLASTEKKDVLVPCLKAGHVGVVSVEFIAPTLEGTYTSHWRLSHKGQQFGPRVWCSIIVDPFPSAESPDNIERGLIGASKADDLTCQQEVLLAKEEIPLGEVTQQTEGTGTCILQKTKNVSSERELYIPSVDLLTAQDLLSFELLDINIVQELERVPHNTPVDMTPCMSPLPHDSPLIEKPGLGQIQEESEGAGFKALPDSTVSTKRKAENIASVEEAEEDLSGTQFVCETVIRSLTLDAAPDHNPPCRQKSLQRSELQLHSTEEQQSVVLPGFCRKESSLKFALPEEGPLGDEQEEIVMEEDEEEELKDEVQSQSSASSEDYIIILPECFDTSRPLGDSMYSSALSQPGLDRGAEGEPGVEAGQEPAEAGERLPGEKNQPQEHSISDILTTSQTLETVPLIPEVVGLPPPLSRSPPCVQHGSPGVDLPVIIPEVSSVPDQIRGALLLLEPRGSSGLVNSRQKSYDHSRYHHGSSIAGGLVKGALSVAASAYKALFSAPPVTAQPIVSEDQTAALMAHLFEMGFCDRQLNLRLLKKHNYNILQVVTELLQVNNNDWYSHRY; encoded by the exons ATgcataaaattttgaatttatttcatatttttaggttagggatgctcaacctgtatatttatttaacaatGCAAACAAAAGTTTCCAAATTCTCTAATTTACCATACTATTCATGtgttttgaaatttcctttgggaaaaagaaaatcacacaatgtgtttttgtttcataACATATGCTCTCAGATGGCAGTTAAGCAGGGAAACCAACTGCAGATGCAAGTACATGAAGGGCACCATGTTGTTGATGAAACCCCACTCCCAGTTGTAGCAGAAAAACGAGTAGCTGCCAGGACAGGGAAGAAGCCACTTGCACATTATTCTTCACTGGTGAGAGTCTTGGGATCAGACATGAAGACCCCAGAGGAACCTGCAGCCCAG CCATTTCCACTTACCCCATGTGACAAAGACCAGCCTCAAGACAAGCCTCCAGACTGGTTCACAAGCTACTTGGAGACA TTCAGAGAGCAAGTGGTTAAAGAAACAGTTGAGAAGCTTGAACAGAAATTACATGAGAAGCTTGTTCTCCAAAACCCACCTTTGGGTTCTTGTCCCTCAGAAGTCTCAATGCCTATTTCAGAGGAAACACTATTTCTGCCAGAAAACCAGTTCAGCTGGCATATTGCTTGCAGCAACTGCCAAAGGAGGATCATTGGTGTGCGCTACCAGTGTAG CCTATGCCCATCCTACAACATCTGTGAAGATTGTGAAGCAGGACCATATGCCCATGACACTAACCATGTCCTGCTGAAATTACGGAGACCTGTTGTGAGTTCCTCTGAACAATTTCCTCAGTCAAAGTACTCTACTCCTCGTCTTCCTGCTGCTCTGGAACAAGTCAG GCTCCAGAAACAGGTTGATAAGAATTTTCTTAAAGCAGAAAAGCAGAGATTGCGAGCTGAGAAGAAACAGCGTAAAGCAGAGGTCAAGGAACTTAAAAAGCAGCTTAAACTTCACAGGAAGATTCATCTTTGGAATTCTATCCATGGACTGCAGAGCCCCAAGTCCTCTTTGGGCCGACCTGAGAGCTTGCTGCAGTCTAAcaccctaat GCTCCCCTTGCAACCCTGTGCCCCAGTTATGCCAACACTCAGTGCAGCATTTGTGGATGAGAATTTGCCTGATGGGACTCATCTTCAGCCAGGAACCAAGTTTATAAAacactggagaatgaaaaatacaggaaatgtAAAGTGGAGTGCAGACACAAAG CTCAAGTTCATGTGGGGAAATTTGACTTTGGCTTCTACAGAAAAGAAGGATGTTTTGGTTCCCTGCCTAAAGGCAGGCCATGTGGGGGTTGTGTCTGTGGAGTTCATCGCCCCAACCTTGGAGGGAACATACACTTCCCATTGGCGTCTTTCTCACAAAGGCCAGCAGTTTGGGCCTCGAGTCTGGTGCAGTATCATAGTGGATCCTTTCCCCTCTGCAGAGAGCCCTGATAACATTGAAAGGGGCCTGATTGGTGCAAGCAAAGCTGATGATCTCACCTGCCAGCAAGAG GTTCTTCTGGCTAAAGAAGAAATTCCACTGGGTGAAGTGACTCAGCAGACAGAAGGGACAGGAACCTGTATTCTACAGAAGACAAAAAATGTTTCCAGCGAGAGAGAACTCTACATTCCATCTGTGGACCTTCTGACTGCACAG GACCTGCTGTCCTTTGAGCTATTGGATATAAACATTGTTCAGGAGTTGGAGAGAGTACCTCACAACACACCTGTGG ATATGACTCCCTGCATGTCTCCTCTGCCACATGACAGTCCTTTAATAGAGAAGCCAGGCTTGGGGCAGATTCAGGAAGAAAGTGAAGGGGCGGGATTTAAAGCACTTCCTG ATTCCACAGTATCCACAAAGAGAAAAGCTGAGAACATTGCTTCAGTGGAGGAAGCAGAAGAAGACCTGAGTGGGACCCAGTTTGTGTGTGAGACTGTAATCCGATCCCTTACCTTGGATGCTGCCCCAGACCACAACCCACCTTGCAGACAGAAGTCCCTGCAAA GGTCAGAATTACAGCTGCATTCCACAGAGGAACAGCAATCAGTTGTTTTGCCTGGATTCTGCAGAAAGGAGTCTTCCC TGAAATTTGCGTTGCCTGAAGAAGGACCACTTGGAGATGAGCAGGAAGAGATTGTTAtggaggaggatgaagaggaggaaCTCAAAGATGAAGTTCAGAGTCAGTCCTCTGCTTCCTCAGAGGATTATATCATTATCCTACCTGAGTGTTTTGATACCAGCCGCCCCCTAGGGGACTCCATGTATAGCTCTGCACTCTCACAGCCAGGCCTGGATCGAGGAGCTGAAGGCGAGCCTGGGGTTGAGGCTGGACAGGAAccagcagaggctggggagagactTCCTGGAGAGAAGAACCAGCCACAGGAGCACAGCATCAGTGACATCCTCACAACCTCACAGACTCTGGAAACAGTTCCCCTAATTCCAGAGGTGGTGGGCCTCCCACCACCACTTTCCAG GAGCCCTCCTTGTGTACAGCATGGTTCCCCAGGAGTGGATTTACCAGTTATCATACCAGAAGTTTCTTCAGTCCCTGACCAGATCAGAGGAG CTCTTTTGCTTTTAGAGCCCAGAGGCTCATCAGGACTTGTAAACAGCAGACAGAAGAGCTATGACCACTCAAG GTACCACCATGGGAGCAGCATTGCTGGAGGACTGGTGAAGGGGGCTTTGTCTGTTGCTGCCTCTGCATACAAGGCCCTATTTTCTGCACCACCAGTCACTGCACAG CCAATAGTTTCTGAAGATCAGACAGCAGCTCTGATGGCCCATCTCTTTGAAATGGGATTCTGTGACAGGCAGCTGAACCTAAGGCTGTTGAAGAAACACAATTACAACATCCTGCAGGTTGTGACAGAACTCCTTCAGGTCAACAACAATGACTGGTACAGCCACCGATATTGA
- the Nbr1 gene encoding next to BRCA1 gene 1 protein isoform X3, which translates to MEPQVTLSVTFKNETQSFLVSDPENTTWADVEAMVKVSFDLNTIQIKYLDEENEKVSINSQGEYEEALKMAVKQGNQLQMQVHEGHHVVDETPLPVVAEKRVAARTGKKPLAHYSSLVRVLGSDMKTPEEPAAQPFPLTPCDKDQPQDKPPDWFTSYLETFREQVVKETVEKLEQKLHEKLVLQNPPLGSCPSEVSMPISEETLFLPENQFSWHIACSNCQRRIIGVRYQCSLCPSYNICEDCEAGPYAHDTNHVLLKLRRPVVSSSEQFPQSKYSTPRLPAALEQVRLQKQVDKNFLKAEKQRLRAEKKQRKAEVKELKKQLKLHRKIHLWNSIHGLQSPKSSLGRPESLLQSNTLMLPLQPCAPVMPTLSAAFVDENLPDGTHLQPGTKFIKHWRMKNTGNVKWSADTKLKFMWGNLTLASTEKKDVLVPCLKAGHVGVVSVEFIAPTLEGTYTSHWRLSHKGQQFGPRVWCSIIVDPFPSAESPDNIERGLIGASKADDLTCQQEVLLAKEEIPLGEVTQQTEGTGTCILQKTKNVSSERELYIPSVDLLTAQDLLSFELLDINIVQELERVPHNTPVDMTPCMSPLPHDSPLIEKPGLGQIQEESEGAGFKALPDSTVSTKRKAENIASVEEAEEDLSGTQFVCETVIRSLTLDAAPDHNPPCRQKSLQRSELQLHSTEEQQSVVLPGFCRKESSLKFALPEEGPLGDEQEEIVMEEDEEEELKDEVQSQSSASSEDYIIILPECFDTSRPLGDSMYSSALSQPGLDRGAEGEPGVEAGQEPAEAGERLPGEKNQPQEHSISDILTTSQTLETVPLIPEVVGLPPPLSRSPPCVQHGSPGVDLPVIIPEVSSVPDQIRGEPRGSSGLVNSRQKSYDHSRYHHGSSIAGGLVKGALSVAASAYKALFSAPPVTAQPIVSEDQTAALMAHLFEMGFCDRQLNLRLLKKHNYNILQVVTELLQVNNNDWYSHRY; encoded by the exons ATGGAACCACAGGTTACTCTAagtgtgacttttaaaaatgaaactcagaGCTTTCTGGTTTCGGATCCAGAAAATACAACTTGGGCTGATGTTGAAGCTATG GTGAAAGTTTCATTTGACCTGAACACTATTCAAATAAAATAcctagatgaagaaaatgaaaag GTATCCATTAACAGTCAAG GAGAATATGAAGAAGCACTTAAG ATGGCAGTTAAGCAGGGAAACCAACTGCAGATGCAAGTACATGAAGGGCACCATGTTGTTGATGAAACCCCACTCCCAGTTGTAGCAGAAAAACGAGTAGCTGCCAGGACAGGGAAGAAGCCACTTGCACATTATTCTTCACTGGTGAGAGTCTTGGGATCAGACATGAAGACCCCAGAGGAACCTGCAGCCCAG CCATTTCCACTTACCCCATGTGACAAAGACCAGCCTCAAGACAAGCCTCCAGACTGGTTCACAAGCTACTTGGAGACA TTCAGAGAGCAAGTGGTTAAAGAAACAGTTGAGAAGCTTGAACAGAAATTACATGAGAAGCTTGTTCTCCAAAACCCACCTTTGGGTTCTTGTCCCTCAGAAGTCTCAATGCCTATTTCAGAGGAAACACTATTTCTGCCAGAAAACCAGTTCAGCTGGCATATTGCTTGCAGCAACTGCCAAAGGAGGATCATTGGTGTGCGCTACCAGTGTAG CCTATGCCCATCCTACAACATCTGTGAAGATTGTGAAGCAGGACCATATGCCCATGACACTAACCATGTCCTGCTGAAATTACGGAGACCTGTTGTGAGTTCCTCTGAACAATTTCCTCAGTCAAAGTACTCTACTCCTCGTCTTCCTGCTGCTCTGGAACAAGTCAG GCTCCAGAAACAGGTTGATAAGAATTTTCTTAAAGCAGAAAAGCAGAGATTGCGAGCTGAGAAGAAACAGCGTAAAGCAGAGGTCAAGGAACTTAAAAAGCAGCTTAAACTTCACAGGAAGATTCATCTTTGGAATTCTATCCATGGACTGCAGAGCCCCAAGTCCTCTTTGGGCCGACCTGAGAGCTTGCTGCAGTCTAAcaccctaat GCTCCCCTTGCAACCCTGTGCCCCAGTTATGCCAACACTCAGTGCAGCATTTGTGGATGAGAATTTGCCTGATGGGACTCATCTTCAGCCAGGAACCAAGTTTATAAAacactggagaatgaaaaatacaggaaatgtAAAGTGGAGTGCAGACACAAAG CTCAAGTTCATGTGGGGAAATTTGACTTTGGCTTCTACAGAAAAGAAGGATGTTTTGGTTCCCTGCCTAAAGGCAGGCCATGTGGGGGTTGTGTCTGTGGAGTTCATCGCCCCAACCTTGGAGGGAACATACACTTCCCATTGGCGTCTTTCTCACAAAGGCCAGCAGTTTGGGCCTCGAGTCTGGTGCAGTATCATAGTGGATCCTTTCCCCTCTGCAGAGAGCCCTGATAACATTGAAAGGGGCCTGATTGGTGCAAGCAAAGCTGATGATCTCACCTGCCAGCAAGAG GTTCTTCTGGCTAAAGAAGAAATTCCACTGGGTGAAGTGACTCAGCAGACAGAAGGGACAGGAACCTGTATTCTACAGAAGACAAAAAATGTTTCCAGCGAGAGAGAACTCTACATTCCATCTGTGGACCTTCTGACTGCACAG GACCTGCTGTCCTTTGAGCTATTGGATATAAACATTGTTCAGGAGTTGGAGAGAGTACCTCACAACACACCTGTGG ATATGACTCCCTGCATGTCTCCTCTGCCACATGACAGTCCTTTAATAGAGAAGCCAGGCTTGGGGCAGATTCAGGAAGAAAGTGAAGGGGCGGGATTTAAAGCACTTCCTG ATTCCACAGTATCCACAAAGAGAAAAGCTGAGAACATTGCTTCAGTGGAGGAAGCAGAAGAAGACCTGAGTGGGACCCAGTTTGTGTGTGAGACTGTAATCCGATCCCTTACCTTGGATGCTGCCCCAGACCACAACCCACCTTGCAGACAGAAGTCCCTGCAAA GGTCAGAATTACAGCTGCATTCCACAGAGGAACAGCAATCAGTTGTTTTGCCTGGATTCTGCAGAAAGGAGTCTTCCC TGAAATTTGCGTTGCCTGAAGAAGGACCACTTGGAGATGAGCAGGAAGAGATTGTTAtggaggaggatgaagaggaggaaCTCAAAGATGAAGTTCAGAGTCAGTCCTCTGCTTCCTCAGAGGATTATATCATTATCCTACCTGAGTGTTTTGATACCAGCCGCCCCCTAGGGGACTCCATGTATAGCTCTGCACTCTCACAGCCAGGCCTGGATCGAGGAGCTGAAGGCGAGCCTGGGGTTGAGGCTGGACAGGAAccagcagaggctggggagagactTCCTGGAGAGAAGAACCAGCCACAGGAGCACAGCATCAGTGACATCCTCACAACCTCACAGACTCTGGAAACAGTTCCCCTAATTCCAGAGGTGGTGGGCCTCCCACCACCACTTTCCAG GAGCCCTCCTTGTGTACAGCATGGTTCCCCAGGAGTGGATTTACCAGTTATCATACCAGAAGTTTCTTCAGTCCCTGACCAGATCAGAGGAG AGCCCAGAGGCTCATCAGGACTTGTAAACAGCAGACAGAAGAGCTATGACCACTCAAG GTACCACCATGGGAGCAGCATTGCTGGAGGACTGGTGAAGGGGGCTTTGTCTGTTGCTGCCTCTGCATACAAGGCCCTATTTTCTGCACCACCAGTCACTGCACAG CCAATAGTTTCTGAAGATCAGACAGCAGCTCTGATGGCCCATCTCTTTGAAATGGGATTCTGTGACAGGCAGCTGAACCTAAGGCTGTTGAAGAAACACAATTACAACATCCTGCAGGTTGTGACAGAACTCCTTCAGGTCAACAACAATGACTGGTACAGCCACCGATATTGA